The DNA window CTTCGTCAACACTTGTTGCGCCTCGATGATTACATCCACATATAAAAACGGTGTTACGATTTCTTCCGGATTTAACTCACCAGGTTGAACAATTTCATCCACTTCCACAATTACTTTTTTCGCAGCAGTTGCCATGAGTGGATTGAAGTTACGTGCTGTTTTGTAATAAACGAGATTACCTAAAGTATCTGCTTTATGTGCACGAATCAATGCCACATCTGCACGAATCGCCTTTTCGAATATATACTTCACTCCATCGATTTCGCGTTCTTCTTTCCCTTTTGCAAGATCAGTTCCAACAGCAGTGGTCGTATAATAGCCACCTAAACCTGCTCCACCAGCACGTAACGATTCCGCCAATGTACCTTGAGGAAGCAACTCTAACTCGATTTCCCCTTTTTGATACTTGTCACCCACATCACGATTACTCGTAAAGTAAGAACCGATTCCTTTTTTAATCTTGTTTTGATTTAGCAAAATGCCTAGACCCTTCCCTGATTCTCCAAGGTTATTGCTGACAATCGTTAAATCCTTTACATCTTTTTCCGTTAATCCTTCAATCAATGAAAGCGGTGCTCCTATTAGCCCGAAGCCCCCTACTAACACCATATTTCCACTTTCTACACAGGATAGAGCATCCTGAATACTGTTTGTAATTTTAGACATATATGTCTCTCCTTATTTATTCGCTAGTTTTAATGAATCGCTAATTTCAAACCAAGAAGGAATTCCTGCAGTTAATA is part of the Psychrobacillus sp. FSL H8-0483 genome and encodes:
- a CDS encoding CoA transferase subunit A: MSKITNSIQDALSCVESGNMVLVGGFGLIGAPLSLIEGLTEKDVKDLTIVSNNLGESGKGLGILLNQNKIKKGIGSYFTSNRDVGDKYQKGEIELELLPQGTLAESLRAGGAGLGGYYTTTAVGTDLAKGKEEREIDGVKYIFEKAIRADVALIRAHKADTLGNLVYYKTARNFNPLMATAAKKVIVEVDEIVQPGELNPEEIVTPFLYVDVIIEAQQVLTKEGVVNK